In Bacteroidales bacterium, the sequence TGTTTTTTCAAAATACGCATAGTTATATTCAATTTCTTTCCATATTTTGGATAGACCATATACTTTTTCTGCATCAGTAAATGTATTGGGTACTTGACCAAAAATACGTAATGGTATTAATACAGCTATTAATAAAATTCTATATCTGTTTGTCATAAAAACTTAATTATTATCATTATTATTCCATATATCATTGTTGCCATAACCACACCCCTTGCTGAATATAAAAAATTTTTCCAAATGAAAATAAAAAAAATAATAAGATTTGGAATTACACATAAACTTATCAAATTGCTTAAAATATTATAATTTCTAAGATGTTGTATAAAATCAGTAAAATCAAAATTATTTTTTTTGAAAAAATAAAATATAAAAAAAGAAATTACGGGTATTATAAATCCAAAAATCAAACCTGTTAATAATGTATTGTATTTAGACTTCATATTTCCATTCTTTCAATTTATTAAGTGCATCATGGGCTGTAAAATCAATTTTTATAGGAACAATAGTTGCATAGTTATTTTTTAATGCCCATTCATCAGTATCATTTGCTTCAGGTTCATAGTTTTTAAAATTTCCTGTCAGCCAATAATAAACCTGCTTATGCGGGTCAATTCTTTTTTCATACTCCTCTTTCCAAACTCCTCTTGCCTGCCTGCAAATTTTTATACCCTTAAAATCCTTATATCCGTTTACCGGATAATTTACATTTAAACATACACCATCGGGTAAACCATTTTTTAAAACATTTTCAAAAACAATTTTTGAATACTTTTTTGCAAGTGTAAAATCAGCATTTTTTGAATGACTTGATATTGAAAATCCAATTGAAGGAATACCGTTAAGGCATCCTTCAATAGCAGCACCCATAGTTCCTGAATAAATCACACTTATTGAAGCATTTGAACCATGATTTATTCCTGAAACAATAAAATCAGGTTTCCTGTCCACTATTTGATTTAATGCTAATTTCACACAATCAACAGGAGTGCCGGGAACACTATAGATTTTAACATTTTCCTCATTTTTTACTTCATTAAGCCTTAGGGGATGTTTTATAGATATTGCATGAGACATGCCCGATTCTGTATTTTCAGGTGCAACAACTATAATATCACCATAGGGTTTTACTACTTCAATTAATGAATGTAAGCCCGGAGCATTTACTCCATCATCATTTGATACTAATATTAAAGGTTTGTCTGAAGTTTTCAATTTTTATTTATTTTTATAATTTCTTGCAAATATATTTAAAGTAAACTAAATTGTGTTTAAATTTTCAAATTTACTTTTTATAGAATTTTATAAATTTATTAATAATGCCAATTAAGAGTTAAGATTGTTTGTTAAACATAGGTTATTATAAAAACACTTATTGTATTTATTATCAAATTGTTACATTATTCAATGGCTCAATTGTTAATTAATATGTTCAACAATTGAACAACTTAGCAAAGCGATTTCACGAACACAATATAAAATAAATATTCTGTGAGTAATATAACAATTGAGCAATTATTTAAACTCTTTGTTTAACAAGCAAGCAGTTTTTCTTGCAAATGAAAATTTTTCAACCCTTAATTCGTATTGATAATTAAAAAATAACAATTATGAAAAAACTTTTTACTTTATTAATTGTAATTGCCGCTATTACTACAAAAGGACAACAAGCTATAGTTATTGATCATAATTGTATCGACCTTTCAAAAATACCAAACGAGTGGATTGATAGTTCTAAAACCAAACTGTTTATCGGCTATGGACATACTTCACATGGGAGTCAGCTTATTTCGGGAATGAATGCTATCGAATCTTTTTTTACCGATGGTACTTATAACTGGAGTCATAGTGGTGGTACAGATGAATTACATCTTTTCGAAGGAGATGGCTATGGCGAAGGTTATCTTGACCATGATTGTGGCTATAGCGGATGGGATGACGAAACCAGGGAATATCTTGATGAATTTACTGAATGTAATGTAATTATCTGGTCATGGTGCGGACAGGTAAATAGTGTTGAACTTTCAAGTCATTATTTAGCACCAATGGAACAATTAGAAACCGATTACCCTGATGTAACATTTGTTTATATGACAGGTCATTTGGAAGGTGAAGGAATTGATGGAAGTTTGTATTTGGCAAATCAGCAAATACGAGATTATTGTAATGCCAATAATAAAATACTTTTTGATTTTGCTGATATTGAAAAATATGACCCTGATGCTGAAACAAATTACCAAGAATATTATGCTAACGATGAATGCAATTATAACCCACTCGCCGGTGGTACAGCCAACTGGGCAACCGACTGGATGGCAAATAATCCCGAGCATGAACTTACACAAATTTCTCAACTTTGCAGTTCTTGCGCCCATTCTGTAAGTTTGAATTGTGTAAAAAAAGGTGTTGCAAGCTGGTATTTATGGGCAAGACTGTCAGGTTGGGATGGTATTATTACCAGCATTACTCCTTATGTTTTTAAAGAGCAACAGACAGATGAAATTGTTGTTTTTCCTAATCCTATAAAGGATAATTTTACAATTGTCCTTCCAAAAGAAATGGAAAATATTGTGGTCATCATTAACGATATTCATGGAAAAACCTTATATAACAACAAATATGAAGGAATACATAAAAATATCATTATTCCATGTTTTAATATTTCAAAAGGAATTAATATTATTAAGGTTGTTGGTGAGAATAATGTATATAGTTTAAAATTAGTTAAATAATATTCTTTTAATTTTAAACTGAATCCCTTATTGTGTATAGCCTTTTTTAGCCATTGGCAATTTCTCATTCAGCAAGTCTATTGAGCATTGGTATGAAAGTTCTTTTGACTTTTGAAACACGAAAAAATCAAAAATGTGCTTGAATTTGTGTTTGGGCTTATTTCACATTTTTATTTATTAATATTCTTTCATAACTCGAAATAGCAGGCAAATATTTCTTTAATAATTCTTTGTTTTTCTTGTCGTTTTTATCGAATAAAATCTCAGTTTCTAACTTAAAAGAATATTTAGGCTTCAATTCAAAATTCTTTTCAAGTTGCACTTCATAGTAAAATTCTGTTTTAGAATGTTTTTTTCCTTCAATTTTGGATTTATATTTTAATTTTACGTCCTTAATTTTTCCATAATGTCCTGTAAAATAAAGAGGTTTCCCTCTACCTCCTTGATAGATAAATAAAAATTTAGTATCCATAATTCCTGTTGGAAAATCTTGTACAAAGTTGTTTTTTTCAATAGAGTGAAAATAAAATGTGTCAGTTTTAGTCAAAGAAGGAATATGTTTTTTACGACAAAAACCTATAGCTACTTTTTTAGTTGGTTTTGGTTCATTTTTTAAATAACTTGTGAATTCTTTTTTAGTATTAAATCCACTTATTTTTTTCCGGTATTGTTCAGCTGTTTTTTCATTTTCTACTTCTAATTTTCTGTTCTTGCTGATGTTTAGAAATTCCATTTCTTGATCAATACCTAAAAAACGCCTGTTTGCCAAGTTCGAAGCAATTCCTGTTGTACTACTTCCTGTAAAAGGATCTAAAATCCAAGCATTTGGTTTTGTTGATGCTAATATTAAACGAGTAAGAACAGATAAGGGTTTTTGAGTAGGATGTTTTCCACAACTTTTTTCCCAAGGAGCAATGGCTGGTAATGTCCAAACATCTTTCATTTGCTTATCACCATTTAATTGTTTCATCAGTTTGTAATTGTAGTAATGAGGAACATCTTTAGATTTTCTTGCCCAAATAATTTGTTCGGTAGAGTAGGTAAAATAACGACAAGAAAAGTTTGGAGGCGGATTGGTCTTTTGCCATGTGATAATATTAAGGATTTTAAAATCTAATTCTGCTAAAATTTGCCCAATACTGAAAATATTATGCATTGTTCCACTTATCCAAATGGTAGCATCTTCTTTCATTTTATCTATAACAAGTTTCAGCCATTTTCTATTAAAGTCGTTAACGAATTTATGTCCTTTGGATTTATCCCATTTTCCTTTATTTACTGATACTATTTTACCGTTTTGAATTGATAATCCATTATTTGATAAAAAATATGGAGGATCAGCAAAAATCATATCAAATTGATGATCAATTTTTGGCAATAACTCCATTGTATTTCCGTGTAGGAGATAGAAATTTTTGTCTTTGGATATGTAGTAAGGATTAATCATTTATCTATGAGTAGCAATTGAAACAATCTTAAAAATATCTTTACCTTCTTTTAATGCTTTAAGTAAATTTTTAAACATATAAGCAGTTTCAAGATTAGTTTTTTCTTGGTACATTAATAATTTTGCTATAAGAAGTAGAAATTTAACGCTATACTCTCCTTTATTTGCTATATCAGAGTAATTTTTTGATTCATTATTTATTTGATTTACAAAATCTTCACTTAATAACTCTTCTTGTTCCTCTATACTTTTTATGGGTTTTACTTCATCATTCCAATAATTTATTAGGAAAGTTAAAAACTCCTTAGTTTTTCCTTTTTCAGAATTCATTTTTATTAGAACATCAACAGCCCAATGAATATGTTTAGGTGTTCTAATTCTTGACCAACCACTTTTTGAATTATAATCTTTTTGCCTATATTTTAAAAGTAAATCAAATTCAGATAAAGACCCTTGATATACAGCTAAAACATATATGTTATTTATAGTAAATATAATTAAAGGGATTTTTCCTTTTGAAATCATTTTCGGTATTTCACTCATAACTAATTATCTTTATTAAAATATCATTTCTCAACATTTCAAGATTCAATAAATAATCAGCTTTATCAAAATACTCTTTTAAAGGTAAAAGCGTACCCAACCAACCAGCCCCATCGGTAATCCAAATAAATTCAATATTTTGATTATTCCAATATTCATTCATCTTTACATATTCAGTAGCTGTTGATTTTAATTTTGAACCACCACCATTATAAAAATTAACTTCAAAGAAAAATAGTTTGCCTTTGTTGTTAATTACATAATCCATTCTACGAGATGATTTGTCAATTTGTAAATCTATATTCCAAGCTTCTTTAATTGCTTTGGCATTGGCTTCTTTTAAGTAAGATAAATTTAATTCGTTGCAAACTTCTTGTATATAACTCTCAACCAAATTTTCCATTTGGTGTCCACCTCTGTTTTTTCTTCCGTTACTGTCTAAACCAACTTCAACGCCTGTGGCATAATCAACTAAGTTTTTAACCTTTTTATCTTTTACAAGTTCACCTAATCCTGTATTTGTGAAGAAGGTTGCAATGTTTTTTGCTTCTTCCTCATTTGGTTGGGTTAAAGACAAATCA encodes:
- the surE gene encoding 5'/3'-nucleotidase SurE, with protein sequence MKTSDKPLILVSNDDGVNAPGLHSLIEVVKPYGDIIVVAPENTESGMSHAISIKHPLRLNEVKNEENVKIYSVPGTPVDCVKLALNQIVDRKPDFIVSGINHGSNASISVIYSGTMGAAIEGCLNGIPSIGFSISSHSKNADFTLAKKYSKIVFENVLKNGLPDGVCLNVNYPVNGYKDFKGIKICRQARGVWKEEYEKRIDPHKQVYYWLTGNFKNYEPEANDTDEWALKNNYATIVPIKIDFTAHDALNKLKEWKYEV
- a CDS encoding T9SS type A sorting domain-containing protein, which produces MKKLFTLLIVIAAITTKGQQAIVIDHNCIDLSKIPNEWIDSSKTKLFIGYGHTSHGSQLISGMNAIESFFTDGTYNWSHSGGTDELHLFEGDGYGEGYLDHDCGYSGWDDETREYLDEFTECNVIIWSWCGQVNSVELSSHYLAPMEQLETDYPDVTFVYMTGHLEGEGIDGSLYLANQQIRDYCNANNKILFDFADIEKYDPDAETNYQEYYANDECNYNPLAGGTANWATDWMANNPEHELTQISQLCSSCAHSVSLNCVKKGVASWYLWARLSGWDGIITSITPYVFKEQQTDEIVVFPNPIKDNFTIVLPKEMENIVVIINDIHGKTLYNNKYEGIHKNIIIPCFNISKGINIIKVVGENNVYSLKLVK
- a CDS encoding site-specific DNA-methyltransferase; translated protein: MINPYYISKDKNFYLLHGNTMELLPKIDHQFDMIFADPPYFLSNNGLSIQNGKIVSVNKGKWDKSKGHKFVNDFNRKWLKLVIDKMKEDATIWISGTMHNIFSIGQILAELDFKILNIITWQKTNPPPNFSCRYFTYSTEQIIWARKSKDVPHYYNYKLMKQLNGDKQMKDVWTLPAIAPWEKSCGKHPTQKPLSVLTRLILASTKPNAWILDPFTGSSTTGIASNLANRRFLGIDQEMEFLNISKNRKLEVENEKTAEQYRKKISGFNTKKEFTSYLKNEPKPTKKVAIGFCRKKHIPSLTKTDTFYFHSIEKNNFVQDFPTGIMDTKFLFIYQGGRGKPLYFTGHYGKIKDVKLKYKSKIEGKKHSKTEFYYEVQLEKNFELKPKYSFKLETEILFDKNDKKNKELLKKYLPAISSYERILINKNVK
- a CDS encoding type II restriction endonuclease gives rise to the protein MKKLTVLLNLKSDDELFDYFKNNLKLRGITQWDYFVNWSKVYDNVIPFEKELNLLNVLIGKEDIETELTNLILEYPKVINAIPLLLAIRFKNKKEQKIDILIEPIQYQYDHFDLSLTQPNEEEAKNIATFFTNTGLGELVKDKKVKNLVDYATGVEVGLDSNGRKNRGGHQMENLVESYIQEVCNELNLSYLKEANAKAIKEAWNIDLQIDKSSRRMDYVINNKGKLFFFEVNFYNGGGSKLKSTATEYVKMNEYWNNQNIEFIWITDGAGWLGTLLPLKEYFDKADYLLNLEMLRNDILIKIISYE